A portion of the Thermoleophilia bacterium genome contains these proteins:
- the rpsF gene encoding 30S ribosomal protein S6: protein MAISTPYQIMMILSAESDAEQQAEMVSRVRSLVEDAGGTVDDVAEWGRRKIAYPVRKQADGIYFVVTCQTSAAVIEEISHVMAISKDVVLRAMPFRLSTAELVAVQTNGVPMPADERPEREDRPRGGRRGGGAGGGSRGGGGRSRDRDR, encoded by the coding sequence ATGGCGATCAGCACCCCGTACCAGATCATGATGATCCTCAGCGCCGAGTCGGACGCCGAGCAGCAGGCGGAGATGGTCTCCCGTGTGCGCTCCCTCGTCGAGGACGCAGGCGGCACCGTCGATGACGTTGCCGAGTGGGGTCGTCGCAAGATCGCCTACCCCGTCCGTAAACAGGCCGACGGCATCTACTTTGTCGTCACGTGCCAGACGAGTGCTGCAGTCATCGAGGAGATCAGCCACGTCATGGCCATCAGCAAGGACGTTGTCCTGCGCGCCATGCCGTTCCGCCTCTCCACGGCCGAGCTCGTCGCCGTCCAGACGAATGGCGTGCCCATGCCCGCTGACGAGCGCCCCGAGCGCGAAGACCGCCCACGCGGTGGTCGTCGTGGCGGCGGGGCCGGGGGCGGCAGCCGTGGTGGTGGCGGCCGTAGCCGCGACCGGGACCGCTAG
- the ssb gene encoding single-stranded DNA-binding protein yields the protein MPSDLNRVTLVGRLTRDPEVRHLKSGDPVASMRVAVNSRGRGDDGQWTDKPNFFDVSVFGRQAETVSQYLSKGRRIGIDGRLSWREWEAPDGTKRQTVEVVANDIFFLDGRSDGDGPSDSSGGGWSAEGAPAAPGGDLPVDTSDISSPAPAPAGDDDIPF from the coding sequence GTGCCGTCCGATCTCAACCGTGTGACCTTGGTGGGTCGCCTCACCCGCGACCCCGAGGTGCGCCACCTCAAGTCCGGTGACCCCGTGGCATCGATGCGCGTTGCCGTTAACAGCCGGGGCCGGGGCGACGACGGGCAGTGGACCGACAAGCCCAACTTCTTCGACGTGTCCGTATTCGGCCGCCAGGCCGAGACCGTCTCCCAGTACTTGTCGAAGGGGCGCCGCATCGGCATCGACGGCCGGCTCTCGTGGCGCGAATGGGAGGCCCCGGACGGCACCAAGCGGCAGACCGTCGAGGTCGTCGCCAACGACATCTTCTTCCTCGATGGCCGGAGCGACGGAGATGGCCCCAGTGATAGTTCCGGTGGTGGCTGGTCGGCCGAGGGCGCACCGGCGGCACCCGGGGGCGACCTTCCCGTTGACACCAGCGACATCTCTTCACCCGCCCCGGCGCCCGCCGGGGATGACGACATCCCGTTCTAG
- the rplI gene encoding 50S ribosomal protein L9, with translation MQAILLEDVKGLGDAGSIVTVARGYMRNYLAPRKLAEVATTARVAEILRTQEQRAAARVRKLTEARELVDLLGRTILTLKAKAGGDGRLFGSITAGDVAGAIGEARGVTIDRRHITVDPPIRTTGTYIVPVDLGEAGIAEVKTIVSPLLHE, from the coding sequence ATGCAGGCGATTCTTCTCGAAGACGTCAAGGGGCTCGGCGACGCCGGGTCCATCGTGACCGTGGCGCGCGGATACATGCGCAACTACCTCGCGCCGCGTAAGCTGGCCGAGGTGGCCACGACCGCGCGCGTCGCAGAGATTCTGCGCACGCAGGAGCAACGCGCCGCGGCCCGTGTGCGGAAGTTGACGGAGGCCCGCGAACTCGTGGACCTCCTCGGTCGCACGATCCTCACCCTCAAGGCGAAGGCCGGCGGCGATGGGCGCCTGTTCGGATCCATCACCGCGGGTGACGTCGCCGGGGCCATCGGCGAAGCCCGTGGCGTAACGATCGACCGTCGTCACATCACGGTGGACCCGCCGATCCGCACCACGGGCACCTACATCGTGCCGGTGGACCTCGGTGAGGCCGGCATCGCCGAGGTCAAGACGATCGTCAGCCCGCTCCTGCACGAGTGA
- the dnaB gene encoding replicative DNA helicase: MSSKSGAGSRRSATALAPIGGGHIPPPQNQEAEELLLASLIDVSANVAEAMAIVTLDDFYREGHRRIFNAIGELFAVGEPIEPITVIEQLTKTGSLEGAGGRDRVLDLMITPYIAASYRAYAEMVHDAATQRRLLQVGQEITTIVAEREGETIAMVQRAEDLIYTLTQKQTRGDFVGTDELVKSSIERLLAASEQGSEVTGLATGFTDLDRLTGGFRASNLIVVAGRPSMGKTALALGMVEHVALNENTTVALFSLEMSADELTQRLLCSLAMVDASRMRSGRLSADDWPRVSQAADRLSKAPIFIDDSEGMTVTEMRTKARRLKARHGLGLVVVDYIQLMEGAPNLRRRDENRVQEISAISRGLKMMARDLGVPIIVVSQLNRSPEARTDKRPMLSDLRESGAIEQDADMVLLIYRDDYYEPDSESKGIAEVNVAKHRNGPTDRVKLAFLGTYAKFASLGKDHDR, from the coding sequence GTGAGCTCCAAGTCCGGAGCAGGATCTCGTCGATCGGCGACGGCCCTGGCCCCAATCGGCGGCGGGCACATCCCCCCGCCCCAGAACCAGGAGGCCGAAGAACTCCTTCTGGCCTCACTCATCGATGTCTCCGCCAACGTGGCCGAGGCGATGGCCATCGTCACCCTGGACGACTTCTATCGCGAGGGCCACCGGCGCATCTTCAACGCCATCGGCGAACTGTTCGCGGTGGGCGAGCCCATCGAGCCGATCACGGTGATCGAGCAACTCACCAAGACCGGCTCCCTTGAAGGGGCGGGCGGGCGCGACCGCGTACTCGACCTCATGATCACGCCGTACATCGCCGCCTCGTACCGCGCGTACGCCGAGATGGTCCATGACGCCGCCACCCAGCGGCGCCTTCTGCAGGTAGGGCAGGAGATCACGACGATCGTCGCGGAGCGCGAGGGCGAGACCATCGCCATGGTGCAGCGCGCTGAGGATCTGATCTACACCCTCACCCAGAAGCAGACGCGCGGCGACTTCGTGGGCACCGACGAACTGGTGAAAAGCAGCATCGAGCGCCTGCTGGCGGCCAGCGAACAGGGTTCGGAGGTCACGGGGCTGGCCACCGGGTTCACCGATCTCGATCGCCTCACCGGCGGCTTCCGGGCTTCCAACCTCATCGTGGTGGCGGGACGCCCCTCGATGGGAAAGACCGCGCTCGCGCTGGGCATGGTTGAGCATGTGGCCCTGAACGAGAACACGACCGTCGCCCTGTTCAGCCTCGAGATGAGCGCGGACGAACTCACCCAGCGGCTGCTGTGCTCCTTGGCCATGGTCGACGCGTCCCGCATGCGCAGCGGTCGCCTCTCGGCCGACGACTGGCCACGTGTCAGTCAGGCCGCCGACCGTCTCAGTAAGGCCCCGATCTTCATCGACGACTCCGAGGGCATGACCGTCACCGAGATGCGCACGAAGGCGCGCCGTCTGAAGGCACGGCATGGCCTCGGGCTTGTCGTTGTGGATTACATCCAGCTGATGGAGGGCGCACCCAACCTGCGCCGGCGTGACGAGAACCGCGTGCAAGAGATCTCGGCCATCTCGCGTGGTCTCAAGATGATGGCCCGTGACCTTGGGGTTCCCATCATCGTGGTGTCGCAACTCAACCGGTCGCCCGAGGCCCGGACCGACAAGCGCCCCATGCTCTCCGACCTCCGTGAGTCGGGCGCCATCGAGCAGGACGCCGACATGGTGCTCCTGATCTACCGCGACGACTACTACGAGCCCGACAGCGAGAGCAAGGGCATCGCGGAGGTCAACGTGGCCAAACACCGAAACGGCCCCACCGACCGCGTGAAATTGGCGTTCTTGGGTACGTACGCGAAATTCGCGAGCCTCGGGAAGGACCACGACCGCTAA
- a CDS encoding adenylosuccinate synthase, which produces MPATVIIGAQWGDEGKGKVVDLLAERADVVARYQGGNNAGHTIVAGDQTYALHLIPSGILYPDTMCIIGNGVVVDPFVLVRELDQLEGRGVVTTNLRISGNAHLIMPYHVEMDTQSEISLGKLSIGTTRRGIGPAYMDKAARIGIRVQDLLDESILRRKVAIALATKNDILEKVYGQPRLDVDTVADEVLALAPRMTPYIADTSLIIDTAIRDGKTVLFEGAQGTLLDIDHGTYPFVTSSNTTAGAACTGTGVGPTRIDHVLGISKAYTTRVGEGPFPTEIDDTAGRHMADVGHEVGTTTGRPRRCGWLDLVALRYAVRLSGMTQLGLTKLDVLSGLPEVMLATAYRTRDGEEITDFPYHQSVFHTCTPVYETLPGWDEDITGVTSIDELPPRARTYVERIAQFTDIPITLIGTGQGRHEVIDSVEL; this is translated from the coding sequence ATGCCGGCAACGGTGATCATCGGCGCCCAGTGGGGCGATGAGGGCAAGGGCAAGGTCGTCGACCTCCTCGCCGAGCGAGCCGACGTGGTCGCCCGCTATCAGGGCGGCAACAACGCGGGCCACACCATCGTGGCCGGCGACCAGACCTACGCCCTCCACCTGATCCCCTCCGGCATCCTTTACCCCGACACGATGTGCATCATCGGGAACGGTGTGGTGGTGGATCCCTTCGTGCTCGTACGGGAGCTCGACCAACTCGAAGGTCGCGGGGTGGTGACCACCAACCTGCGTATCTCAGGCAACGCGCACCTCATCATGCCGTACCACGTGGAGATGGATACCCAGTCGGAAATCAGTCTGGGCAAACTGTCCATCGGCACCACCCGCCGGGGCATCGGACCCGCCTACATGGACAAAGCGGCGCGGATCGGCATTCGCGTGCAAGACCTGCTCGACGAGAGCATCCTGCGCCGCAAGGTGGCCATCGCGCTCGCGACGAAGAACGACATCCTCGAGAAGGTCTACGGACAGCCCCGCCTCGACGTCGACACCGTGGCCGACGAGGTCCTCGCCCTGGCCCCACGGATGACCCCGTACATCGCGGACACGTCGCTCATCATCGACACGGCGATCCGCGACGGCAAGACGGTGCTCTTCGAGGGCGCGCAGGGAACCCTGCTCGACATCGACCACGGCACCTATCCGTTTGTGACCTCGAGTAACACCACGGCGGGTGCCGCGTGCACGGGGACCGGCGTGGGCCCCACCCGTATCGACCACGTGCTGGGGATCAGCAAGGCGTACACCACCCGGGTGGGCGAGGGTCCTTTCCCCACCGAGATCGACGACACCGCCGGGCGCCACATGGCCGACGTGGGACACGAGGTGGGAACCACTACCGGACGCCCACGCCGGTGCGGATGGCTCGACTTGGTGGCCCTGAGGTACGCAGTTCGTCTGTCGGGGATGACCCAACTCGGCCTTACCAAACTCGACGTGCTCTCGGGGCTGCCCGAGGTCATGCTCGCCACTGCGTACCGCACGCGCGACGGCGAGGAGATCACCGACTTCCCGTACCACCAGAGCGTGTTCCACACCTGCACACCCGTGTACGAGACGCTCCCGGGTTGGGATGAGGACATCACCGGCGTCACCAGCATCGACGAGCTACCGCCGCGTGCCCGCACCTACGTGGAGCGCATCGCACAGTTCACGGACATCCCGATCACCCTCATCGGCACAGGCCAAGGCCGCCACGAGGTGATCGACTCCGTCGAGTTGTAG
- a CDS encoding ABC transporter ATP-binding protein, with the protein MRIVNDPRSGPPPALEIRGLTKVYDDGTPALDDLSLTVPAGGFHGLLGPNGSGKSTLIGIVAGLIRGPAGTVRVFGYDAVTDHRMARTMVGLAPQEVHLDRFLTAREVLSFHGRYFGMAKADAEERADELLAAFDLEGKATSRPNRLSGGMRRRLLIARALVHRPRLAILDEPTAGVDLELRHDLWNYLSQLHEEQRTTILLTTHYLEEAEALCENIAMIRGGRIIAEGTVAQIIDRFGGPRLEDAYLAAMQGAS; encoded by the coding sequence ATGCGCATCGTGAATGACCCCCGATCCGGTCCGCCTCCCGCTCTGGAGATCCGGGGGCTCACCAAGGTCTACGACGACGGAACCCCGGCGCTCGACGACCTCTCGCTGACCGTCCCCGCCGGGGGCTTTCACGGACTCCTCGGCCCCAACGGGTCGGGCAAGAGCACACTCATCGGAATCGTCGCCGGGCTCATCCGCGGGCCGGCCGGCACCGTTCGGGTGTTTGGCTACGACGCGGTTACCGATCACCGGATGGCGCGCACGATGGTGGGGCTCGCACCACAGGAGGTGCACCTCGATCGGTTCCTCACCGCACGCGAGGTGCTGTCGTTCCACGGTCGCTACTTCGGCATGGCAAAGGCCGACGCCGAGGAGCGCGCGGATGAGTTGTTGGCCGCCTTCGATCTGGAGGGCAAGGCCACCAGCCGTCCCAACCGGCTCTCGGGTGGCATGCGCCGCCGGCTGCTCATCGCCCGTGCGCTGGTGCACCGTCCCCGCTTGGCAATCCTCGACGAGCCCACCGCCGGGGTGGACCTCGAACTGCGTCACGACCTGTGGAACTACCTGTCACAACTACACGAGGAACAGCGCACGACCATTCTCCTCACCACGCACTACCTCGAGGAGGCCGAGGCCCTCTGCGAGAACATCGCGATGATCCGGGGTGGCCGCATCATCGCCGAGGGCACCGTGGCCCAGATCATCGATCGGTTCGGCGGGCCGCGTCTCGAGGACGCCTACCTCGCCGCAATGCAGGGGGCGTCATGA
- the purD gene encoding phosphoribosylamine--glycine ligase, with amino-acid sequence MARRALVVGSGGREHALVRALAATGWTVIAAPGNPGIATDADVRDVGMHDHAGMVDLALAERVDLVIIGPEAPLVAGLADVLRVAGCAVLGPSAEAARLEGSKAFAKEIMVAAEVLTARSVTVTDVVAGMAAVAEFGTPVAIKADGLAAGKGVVIAQDEAEACAALQMMIDDAVFGNAGRTVVVEEGLVGPEVSLLAISDGTAVARFPAARDYKPIGDGNTGSMTGGMGSVSPVPDIPDHLADQLVETVHRPVIREMARRGIPFNGVLYAGIMMTASGPTVLEFNVRFGDPETQALLPRVGGDLGEILLAAATGGLADSPVPVSGEASVAVVLAAANYPGDPRTGDTITGIADALATGANVFQAGTARGTSGDLVTHGGRVLAVQACGSDVEAARERAYAAADLIHFDGKQMRRDIAAGMDR; translated from the coding sequence GTGGCGCGTCGAGCACTCGTGGTGGGGAGCGGTGGACGCGAGCACGCGCTCGTGCGCGCGCTTGCGGCGACCGGTTGGACCGTTATCGCCGCGCCCGGCAACCCCGGCATCGCCACCGACGCCGACGTGCGCGACGTCGGCATGCACGACCACGCCGGCATGGTGGACCTCGCGCTCGCCGAACGGGTCGATCTCGTGATCATCGGACCCGAGGCGCCGCTAGTGGCGGGCCTGGCCGACGTTCTGCGCGTGGCCGGGTGTGCGGTGCTCGGGCCGTCCGCCGAGGCGGCCCGCCTAGAAGGCAGCAAGGCCTTCGCCAAGGAGATCATGGTGGCCGCCGAGGTACTTACCGCGCGGTCGGTGACGGTCACCGACGTGGTGGCGGGCATGGCCGCCGTGGCCGAGTTCGGCACGCCGGTGGCCATCAAGGCCGACGGACTGGCGGCCGGCAAGGGCGTGGTCATCGCCCAGGATGAGGCGGAGGCCTGCGCCGCCCTTCAGATGATGATCGACGATGCCGTGTTCGGCAATGCCGGCCGCACCGTGGTGGTGGAGGAGGGCCTCGTGGGGCCCGAGGTGTCGTTGCTGGCCATCAGTGACGGCACGGCGGTGGCCCGGTTTCCTGCGGCCCGCGACTACAAGCCGATCGGCGACGGCAACACCGGGTCGATGACCGGCGGCATGGGGTCGGTCTCGCCCGTACCCGACATCCCCGACCACCTCGCCGACCAGTTGGTGGAGACCGTGCACCGCCCGGTCATCCGGGAGATGGCGCGCCGGGGGATCCCGTTCAACGGCGTGCTCTACGCCGGGATCATGATGACGGCGAGCGGTCCCACAGTGCTCGAGTTCAACGTGCGCTTTGGCGATCCGGAGACGCAGGCTCTGCTGCCGCGGGTGGGGGGCGACCTCGGGGAGATCTTGCTAGCCGCCGCTACCGGCGGACTGGCCGACAGCCCCGTGCCCGTAAGCGGCGAGGCATCGGTGGCCGTCGTGCTCGCCGCCGCCAATTACCCCGGAGACCCGCGTACGGGCGACACAATCACGGGCATCGCCGATGCACTGGCCACCGGGGCCAACGTGTTTCAGGCCGGTACCGCGCGGGGTACGAGCGGTGATCTCGTAACACACGGCGGGCGAGTGCTGGCCGTGCAGGCGTGCGGGTCCGACGTGGAAGCCGCGCGCGAGCGCGCCTACGCCGCCGCCGACCTTATCCACTTCGACGGCAAGCAGATGCGGCGCGACATCGCCGCGGGGATGGACAGATGA
- a CDS encoding adenylosuccinate lyase: protein MIPRYSRPEMATIWTEEAKLQRWLDVELAVCRAWCRRGVIPPDDLAQIEAKAAFTVERTLEIEKTTNHDVVAFLTNVTENIGPEGRWVHYGMTSSDVLDTGLALAMVQSGAILIEAQAALTQALRNRALEHRDTVCVGRTHGVHAEPTTFGLRLAGFALESRRNEERLQRAHDQIRVGKLSGAVGTYAMLDPGIEADVMAELGLACEPIATQVIPRDRHAEVVTQMAVAASSLERLAVEIRHLQRTEVREAEEAFGVGQKGSSAMPHKRNPITAERITGLARVIRANSIAALENVALWHERDISHSSVERVILPDSYTLLDYLLATATRLIEQLVVRPDRMKEVLDSSHGLVFSQRVLLGLIEDGLAREEAYTVVQRNAMTAWDTGTPLRDLLGKDDDVAGRIAPERLDALFDPAHHLRHMDELMERVAAL, encoded by the coding sequence ATGATTCCGCGCTACTCACGACCCGAAATGGCCACCATCTGGACCGAGGAGGCCAAACTGCAACGGTGGCTCGATGTCGAGCTCGCCGTGTGCCGCGCATGGTGTCGCCGTGGGGTCATCCCCCCCGACGACCTCGCCCAGATCGAAGCGAAGGCCGCGTTCACCGTGGAGCGCACGCTCGAGATTGAGAAAACCACCAACCACGATGTGGTGGCGTTCCTCACGAACGTCACCGAAAACATCGGCCCCGAGGGCCGATGGGTGCACTACGGGATGACATCGAGCGACGTGCTCGACACGGGCCTGGCGCTGGCTATGGTGCAGAGCGGCGCCATCCTCATCGAGGCGCAGGCCGCGCTGACCCAGGCGCTCAGGAACCGGGCGCTCGAACACCGTGACACCGTGTGCGTGGGGCGTACCCACGGCGTGCACGCCGAGCCCACCACCTTCGGGTTGCGCCTCGCGGGGTTCGCGCTGGAAAGCCGCCGCAACGAAGAGCGTCTGCAACGGGCCCACGACCAGATCCGCGTTGGCAAGTTGTCCGGGGCGGTTGGGACCTACGCCATGCTCGACCCGGGCATCGAGGCCGACGTCATGGCCGAGCTGGGATTGGCGTGCGAGCCCATCGCCACACAAGTGATCCCGCGCGATCGCCACGCCGAGGTGGTCACCCAGATGGCCGTTGCCGCCAGCAGCTTGGAGCGCCTCGCGGTGGAGATCCGCCACCTGCAGCGCACCGAGGTGCGCGAGGCCGAGGAGGCCTTCGGCGTGGGGCAGAAGGGGTCGTCGGCAATGCCCCACAAGCGCAACCCCATCACGGCGGAGCGCATCACCGGCCTCGCTCGGGTGATCCGCGCCAACTCGATCGCGGCCCTCGAGAACGTGGCCCTGTGGCACGAGCGCGACATCTCGCACTCCTCGGTGGAGCGCGTCATCCTCCCCGACTCGTACACGCTGCTCGACTACCTCCTAGCCACCGCTACCCGGCTCATCGAGCAGTTGGTCGTCCGACCCGACCGTATGAAAGAGGTGCTCGACTCCTCCCACGGCCTGGTGTTCAGCCAGCGCGTACTGCTGGGACTCATAGAGGACGGCCTCGCGCGCGAGGAGGCCTACACCGTCGTGCAGCGCAACGCGATGACCGCGTGGGACACCGGAACGCCGCTGCGCGACCTGCTGGGGAAGGACGACGACGTGGCGGGCCGGATCGCGCCCGAGCGCCTCGACGCTCTGTTCGATCCGGCGCACCACCTGCGCCACATGGACGAGCTAATGGAAAGGGTCGCCGCTCTGTGA
- a CDS encoding phosphoribosylaminoimidazolesuccinocarboxamide synthase: MSLILRGKVREVHDVGDGQLVMVTSDRISAYDAVMPTEIPGKGQVLTALSVHWFARMADIVPNHLISWRLSEMPDGFRSADLAGRVMLVRALDMLPVECVVRGYLIGSGWRDYRATGMTSGIRLPEGMNQASRLPAPIFTPAHKAPVGEHDTNITMDDMAGIVGPELASEARRLSLAVYARAAEDCADAGILLADTKFEMGTDANGTLTLGDEVCTPDSSRFWPAATWQPGTSPESFDKQYVRDWLDQSGWDHSPPAPELPAHVVAGTQERYVAAYERITGRSFTNWLTEAAE, encoded by the coding sequence GTGAGCCTCATCCTCCGCGGAAAGGTCCGGGAGGTTCACGACGTTGGCGATGGCCAGTTGGTCATGGTGACCAGCGACCGCATCTCGGCCTACGACGCCGTCATGCCCACCGAAATCCCCGGTAAGGGGCAGGTGCTCACCGCGCTCTCGGTGCACTGGTTCGCCCGCATGGCCGACATCGTCCCCAACCACCTCATCAGTTGGCGGCTGTCCGAGATGCCCGACGGCTTTCGAAGCGCGGATCTGGCCGGACGCGTGATGCTGGTGCGCGCGCTCGACATGCTGCCCGTGGAGTGCGTGGTACGGGGCTACCTCATCGGATCCGGATGGCGTGACTACCGGGCAACCGGCATGACGTCCGGGATCCGCCTGCCTGAGGGAATGAACCAGGCCAGCCGGTTGCCCGCGCCCATCTTCACGCCGGCCCACAAGGCTCCGGTGGGCGAGCACGACACCAACATCACGATGGACGACATGGCGGGAATCGTGGGGCCGGAGTTGGCCTCCGAGGCCCGGCGGCTGTCGCTCGCGGTGTACGCACGGGCGGCAGAGGACTGTGCGGACGCCGGAATCCTCCTAGCCGACACCAAGTTCGAGATGGGCACCGACGCAAACGGCACCCTCACGCTGGGCGACGAGGTGTGCACCCCCGACTCGTCACGGTTCTGGCCCGCGGCGACGTGGCAACCGGGCACCAGCCCGGAGAGCTTCGACAAGCAGTACGTACGCGACTGGCTCGACCAGTCGGGCTGGGACCACTCCCCGCCCGCACCCGAGTTGCCGGCCCACGTGGTGGCGGGGACGCAGGAGCGGTATGTGGCGGCATACGAGCGCATCACCGGCCGCTCGTTCACCAACTGGCTCACGGAGGCCGCGGAATGA
- the purS gene encoding phosphoribosylformylglycinamidine synthase subunit PurS, giving the protein MTIVVVTVMPKRGVLDPQGQAVCGALTHMGFGTVSDVRVGKRIELEIAGPDPLAEATRMCEDLLANQLIEDFDVEVAG; this is encoded by the coding sequence ATGACCATCGTCGTCGTCACCGTCATGCCGAAGCGGGGGGTGCTCGACCCACAGGGTCAGGCCGTCTGCGGCGCGCTTACCCACATGGGGTTCGGCACCGTCTCCGACGTCCGGGTGGGCAAGCGCATCGAACTGGAGATCGCCGGCCCCGACCCCCTGGCGGAGGCCACTCGGATGTGCGAGGACCTACTCGCCAACCAACTGATCGAGGACTTCGACGTGGAGGTCGCGGGGTGA
- the purQ gene encoding phosphoribosylformylglycinamidine synthase subunit PurQ, with protein sequence MSGTRVAVLRFPGTLDHDSAARAVQAVGGEVVMTHHTDTALPAGTHAVVIPGGFSYGDHLRPGALASRTPIMAAVHAHAAGGGKVLGICNGFQILCEAGLLPGVLRPNASQMFICRQGDLEVADAGTPWTGGLPVGARLSLPFKHHDGAWFGDPGSSRVVLRYRGENPNGSMDRVAGIANPIGNVMGLMPHPEEAQDSLLGSTDGLVLIAGLLA encoded by the coding sequence GTGAGCGGGACGCGCGTTGCGGTCCTGCGCTTCCCGGGCACCCTCGACCATGACAGCGCGGCGCGCGCCGTGCAGGCGGTGGGAGGCGAGGTCGTCATGACCCACCACACCGACACGGCGCTGCCCGCAGGCACGCACGCCGTGGTCATCCCCGGCGGGTTCTCCTACGGCGACCACCTGCGCCCCGGCGCACTGGCCAGCCGTACGCCCATCATGGCCGCGGTCCACGCGCACGCTGCCGGCGGCGGCAAGGTGCTCGGCATCTGTAACGGCTTCCAGATCCTGTGCGAGGCGGGCCTACTCCCCGGTGTTCTGCGTCCCAACGCATCACAGATGTTTATCTGCCGGCAAGGCGATCTTGAGGTTGCCGACGCCGGGACGCCATGGACCGGTGGACTCCCGGTGGGCGCGCGCCTCTCCCTCCCGTTCAAACACCACGACGGCGCGTGGTTTGGTGACCCGGGATCCTCGCGGGTGGTCCTGCGCTACCGCGGCGAGAACCCCAACGGGAGCATGGACCGGGTTGCCGGCATCGCGAACCCCATCGGCAATGTGATGGGGCTCATGCCGCACCCCGAGGAGGCGCAGGACTCCCTCCTCGGATCCACCGACGGACTCGTGCTGATCGCCGGACTCCTCGCGTGA